The region TGTACAATAATTCGAtagttatttttatacaaccaGTTGTTTTCAATTCGCTCCCCTGTTTTTCGACGATGTTTTATACTTATAACTTTGGACGCTACATGCGCAACTTCATCAATATTACAAAATCTCATCAATTTATATTGCATAATACGAATTACGATTGATATCGATAACATGATAAAAAGCtatggaaagaaaaagtagaaaGATACGGGCAAGGTTTAGTTATCGACTTCACAAATATTACAGGTGAATTATAAATAGAACATACTTAAGCCTTTAATTATAGGGCGACGGAGAAAGTAAAACTGTATCATTATGTtatcaaattcattttcttatcATACGATTAACGTGGGCCTACTTGACCATGCTGATTAAATTATCGATGTAAGTAGTGGCTATTGACAACTACCGGGTGACAAAATATCACAATCCGTATAaaacaaagaacaaaaacCAAGTTCGCACGACTATTGCcctaatttttggaaattgaaaacaattaaCTATCAATACACGATGacccaaaaattgaaatactgcTTCGAAATTTCATCTCACCGATGTACCAACCTACATTGGCAATAAAATGCATGTTAGATATGCAGTATAgatagaataagaaaatgcAACTACTGCAGAAGCGCAGGTAAAGTGTGAAGCCTTCGTAGTTCCGGTGACGTTATAACTTGGCAGGATTCTTCGATTTTATGACCGTTAAAGTTCTATACagtacgtaaaaaaaaaagtagttcGTAACTGGATTCAAACCTTGCATCAAactattgaatgaaaaaatcaaacagcAATTGCAACAATTTCATAGGCCTAAAAATGCGAACGAAGGGAACAATACAATCAAATAACTTCTTTACCCTCACCAGTcgtctataattttttttttttttatgatgcaaaactaaataaataaatacaattaaATTTACGTCAACgatatcttcaaattttcggaGTTGGTTCCATCTATCGCTTAAATTAGATATGCCCGTCCATCGATCGCTTCAATTCCTAACATATCACCGATTAAGCGCGAAAAGAGAGAGGTGCAAACAGTTGGACTCACCTGTCTGTCGTATGAGTGCGAAAATCTGCGATCAACGGCACGTGTTTGCGTCGTCGTTGTCGCGACCCGAATACTAGCGTAATTAGATCTTACGTAATTGCAGTGGGCAACAGTATCAGCAGCGCAAGCAGCAGGAACGGCGACGCGTTTGCGATTTTCGAGGGGCGCCGCGACGCCAAGCGCGAAAGCATAACCGACGCCAAGTGCGGCGGCGGTCCAAACGCACCACAAACCCCAACCCACGAGTTCTACGTAAGCCAGTTTAATATTTTACTCGTATTGAACCCCCGGTTTTGACGACGAAGAAAGTATTAAACTTAAGAAGAAGGATGGAAAGTCTTCTGTTCTTTCATCACGTCTTGAGCATTCGTTCGTTatagttttgtttttatttatttttttttaaacccagtttaaaaaaattctaatttacCCCGAAATCTAGGATTGGGTATACATATAAGAACAAATACACGGTGCACCGACACCGACGCAAATCTTATACAAGCATATAATTTCGTCCGACGCGAACCAGCGAACAAACTCACTTCGAATCCTCAAAGTCTAAAAGCTCAACGATCACCAGCAAAGTAGTAGTCTATTAATAAATCTTACTACTTGACGGGAGGACAGAATCATCGCAAAGCTCCGGTCACTCtgaccgaattttcgacactcccagtgaattttttcttcgcctcTTTCATTTTCTCAGATAAAATTCTACCTGCCAGCTAAAGCTTCACTGTCCTTacgttttttcattcttcgcAATTTGTAATTCGTTACAAATGAAACAACCAACAGAAGCTGGCCAGCAATCTTATCtttctcttacaattagttgagaatttttctgatCAACACGTTTTACGAGTTTTTATACATGTTAAAGTTTGCAATCCTATTTGAATGGAGAGTTCTACtataaatgaaatagaaaaatgcatCGAACTTTCAGAATTCTCGTTGTTCGATGTTTGGCTTGAATTCAATCTCTGTAGTCGTTTCTTCAACAGCAGCTATACTTGACCCAGTGAAGTGGCGAGCTGTCCTCCCATGTAGGTATACTATAGTTCAATAGAATACATGCCTATGCGGACCACCGCTCGTCCGGATTTGTCTACACTCTACTATATATGTTAcctatacattatacacgtgTAGAAGCTACTGGCATAAGCGACGAAGAGGAGACAAATAGTGTCCCACTGTTCCACTAGTCGACACaagaattatatttatatatcacAGAGCGAACCTTTCTAAATGAAGTAAATGATCGGACCAAACGAAAGACACGTGTGCTTGTCGCGAATATAGTAGCCACTTGATATTTATGAGGTGGTTGTGGCGGGCTGCGCAGCAACGGTATAATcatcaagaaagaaaaaaaaaataatttaatgaaacgCTCGCTACTCCGAGTGTTCAATATTTGTCGTTCAACGATCCGATTTTATCGGTTTCTTATTAGGCCGCACAACGAGCAATCTTATAATGCGAATCGAGACTTTACATCGGAACATACTTCGCAGCATGAAGTTTCTGCACCAACCAGTTGACTCATAAAGTTTATTATAACTAGCATAAGTGTGCATTTACACCTACCTACATGCTACATCAACTGAGCAGCTATTTTCAATGCGCAACCTACATATATCTTATACCTGCAATACCTTGCCCGCCGTTCTGTTATGCACGTTAGATATTCAATCCCGGGTCTTAAATTGCGTAAAGGTACCCTGGCAGAGAAGCAAGggagtgaaataaataaataaataaatacaggAACGCTACGATACTTACCGATTATTTACACGTTCGTCTACGACTTTTCTACCATATATCATTTAGTTTCTATTCAATCTTACCATAGAAGTAAAGTAAAAACCAGACGCTTCCGACTCTAAGGGGTCCGTATACACCTTTACGGAAGTCAACATGCTCATGGGAATTGCATTCGGAGTCTGAGATTTTACcgaattgataaattttcggAAGAATAAAAGTTATGCTGAATATACAACAAGTACCCAGCATGGGACTAACTTgatttaaacttttcaatgTAAATGAATTTTCCAACTTCTTCGAAGAATCAATAACAAAAAGTGAACACTCTCAAATGTGTAAAAGGAACAAAATACAACGGTCGCGTACAAAACTTGGTTCTAGATTTGCTACGTATAACTTGACGTAAAAGTTACATAAATTTCTTTGGAGTTCAGTCCAGAGTCTGAACCTCAAAACAGGAAACAGAAGAAGCATTGAAAATGCTTTGTATGCCACAGTAACCGGATCTTTGTTAGATACATCGAACGATTGTTCactaaaattttgtttaacaAATCCGTCAAGCGTATGACGCATGCAGCACGGACAAAACGGAGGATCGATAATGTGCAGCAATGCATTAAAGGTGTACGGAACCCCTTAGACGACCACAGGGCAAcaaacaaaccaaaaaaaaaaatccatgtcACTTACGATTTGATCGTTGATACCGCGATAGATGTTTTGATGGGTGGCCGCAGTAGCCGTTTGTGAGTTATTTCCAGCAATTCCGTTTGCCGCGTTACTGGTACTTCCGTTACCGGGATAAGTGTCACCCCGTCTCGAGGTGGAAGGTAACGAGGATAAGGACGAGGTATTATCTCCGGCGTGGTTCACGCCGCTGGGTCGAGAAACGACGGGTTTTCGTACCGCGGAGTTGAAACCATTTACCGGATCGTTTGAAATGGTATCCAGTAAGGAGGCGGCGTTATCGCCGCTACTCTCATCGATAAGGCCACCACCGGATATTATCCCTAGCTCTGTATCAGAACTCGGATCTTCGGGCGTTAAAAATCCGTTCAAACGATTGGTCGCCGTTGAGTTTCTTCCACCGAGCAAACCTTCGTCGTCTTCGGCTCCGTGAACTCGGCAAGTTCCAGCCGCGTTCTCGTCATCGGCGTTACGATCGGCGTTATTGTTGTTCGTTAATAGAGTGTTAGTCAATGAATTGTTAGACGTGTTAGTTACCGGCCGATAAATACAAACCGAGTTAACGTTCACACCATCATCATCAACGTCAGCATCAACGCCATCGTCAGCGAGACAAGAGTTAGAGGGACGTGAATTGGTTTTCTGTAACCCGTTTGATTCAGGGATTCTCGAAGGGCACGTAACGGCACCATTTGTCTCGTAACACCGTGTGGTATTAATGTTATCGACTGCAGGCGGTTGCAGCCTGGCAGCTCTCGACTGCAGACCCTCGGTACAATTTCCGTATTCGTGTTCGTATTCGTattcgttgttgttgttactgttactgttattgttgttgtcgtcgtTCTTAGGCCCCTTTTGCGACGTCCCCGTTACCTCTGTCGCCGCGCTGTCCGGCTGCGCATGATTGCTGCCAATCAGGTTGCTACCGATCGGAGATCTTCTCAATGCCCTGGGTGGTCGGCCTTGGAGCAGCGTGTTCGAGGTCGTCGATTCGTTGCCGGTGAATAGATGGTTCTTCGCGCTGGACGCGTTTCCCCCGACGATCGAGCTCGAGCTCGACGAATGCACCCCAGGACTCGTCCCCAACGGTCCGGCGGTCCCGTATCCGTTGACCGTGGCTTTCCCGATTCCGTGTCGTTCGTTGCTGCCCGATATATTTGGCACGTAATTAGCCGGCGAATACTTCGCGATAAGGTCCGCTGTCGAGGAGGCCAAACTGCCTAGGGTTTCACGAGCCTCGCTGTTTCGCTGATCCCTCGATGACGAGGATGACGAGGAATATCTACCAGCACCCGACAACACTCCGCTTCCTGGACCACAACCACTACCACCGCTGCCCGTGTCCGAGTAAGACGCAGACGAGACTGATAGCGACCTGCGAATAAAAGCAACCGTTGCGAATTACCACTCTTCTCTATACCCAACCGACCAACCGCCCCCCGCCAACAATCTTTCGGGCCGATGGCCAAGGGCTCCCAGTAATGTTACGGCTGCACTGGTTATGCAACCCGCTCAATGTCTACTGGCATGCATTCGCGTAAGGGTATATAATAACCATTGCaaaggtgtgtgtgtgtgtgtgtgtgtgtgtgtgtgtgcttGAGATTACAAGAAATTTTACACCAACTTGCCACTTTGACTTTTCCGACTCGTGGTATCGGTGTAATCGTAaaggtatacaaaaaaaaactgctcaATATTCGGATACAAACATGTAATTTAATGcttgatgaaaagtaaaactcTACctgtgtaaaaatatataacatcGTGATCAAGAACCCGAAGCAAATCTGCAAAACAGTTTAATGGACGGACAAAACTGTACTGCACTATGGacgtatgtatatgcataGGTAGATTTATTCTCGACGGGTATACAACGTAAAATGTAGTTTTACTGCGTTCGTGCCGGTAATTGCGGTACCTCCGAGTGAGAGGAATGTTACGGTGTaagaatgtatttttttacggTATAAGTTTCTCTGTACCTTGTAAACATGTTTTTACGCACATGCATATCGTGATCCAAACATCTATTAAGGACATTCTGAATAAATAACTACATAACAAAGAATAGACGACTGTACAATATAATTTAAACAAATGCGATCATAATTTGATCACCGTATAAATGAGGATGATGCGCACTTGGTCTTGAGggtgaaaattggaaaacgaAAATTGGTTGATCGGAATTAATTTGTAAAGTGGCCGAACGAATTTAACATAAGCCAGAAGACGTTCTACGATGCAGAAATAATAATCTTTATTCTATCTATCCCGTTCAGTGCttgccaaaaatatttttgaccGGAAGTTTTAAATCTAGGACGTAGAGGCTACATTCACTGCAGTGCGTAAGGCCGTTCCAATACATGAAATTATACGGCCATGTTGCAGCGgaaatgtatgtacattgtgCATATGTGTACCtagttttattattacacacaccgaaactttcaaatttattttatattccctgtttttctttatcgcattttcttttgttcttatcagttttatttattcattaatatATGTTTGATATTTATTCCGTCGGCGTTGATGGAAAAACGATCGTCCACGTCGCTTTGACCGACGACTTACGCGACTGAATCGATCAGCGGATTACATAAAAACGTTTTGAATTCGTAACCGAGTTTCGTTGCTGTTTCTTTTCATGCATCGGGCAGACGTTTAAAAGTTGTTTACTCGTCGGCCATGACTATGTGTAGATAATCGTGTCATTCCGGAAAAATATGTGTGTATTTACTCTCGAGGAAATGAAGATTAAATCTTTTTGTTTCGGGAAAACAAGTACTAGAATTGTAACGATGCTTCGAATTGGGGTGTGAGCCGTTAAACGAATTCAACGAACTCGGCACCAGGAACACTGAGGCATCGATTGCATCGTTTACTCTCGGATAATATCGCGTGACTCAGCTGACCTAAATTTTATATGAAAATCTGTGGTACATTAAAAGTCGCATTACCCAGAGGCGAAAGTCCAGGAAAATACGAAgttgaagtttgtaacgttatcgtaacgaaacattgggtaAAAAGTCACTATTTTCTCaattgtacaataattttgaagtAACTAAGATTTTGCGATATGATCGTGTCTTGTTTGATTACGGTTTACCGAATATCAGACAATTCCAAAATCGCataataacgatttttcctcagcatgaatcgttacgataacgttactaacttcaatatgcTATGGGAAAACGTGTTTTGTTGAACGAACATAAAAATGGAATGGacctgaaaaattgaaatactgtGTAGATTCGAaaagatgattttttaattttttttttagttttttctcACATCAAACTCGAACACACGACATTTCGAATAACAACGGTGACAAATATCGACAGATTTCACAGCAATGATAACGGAATAAAGCAGAGATTTCAGGTTACCTGGCGGGTGAACAGAGGCGACGATAGTCGCAGGAAGAGTACGAGCTAGATCGATGAGTGGAGCCGTAGCCGGAACCGAAACTGTAGTAGTTGGTCGAACGGTCGAAGGAATTGGTAGATCCGGAAGTTCTGTACGAGGCGAGCTTTGACGATACAGAACTGCCAACCCCAGATGTTGTGGTGCTCACACCGGAACCGCTAGAATTTCGCCTGGGTGACAAAGGTGTGGGCATCGCGTTCGTGCTGTACGATACTGCAACCGCGCCGGCATGCCCCCCTCTGTTGTACGCCATTGCTTTAAGCCACGAACAATGATTTCGTTTATATTTCGAACATAGACAATGTAcattagactgggccaaaaaaattgactattttttttttttgaaaaatatattgagaatatcattcagtatggcaaaaaaaaaatttcatgaaattttaagcccttaatattaactttaagaggtctatcatcgctatttttgatttttagtaataatttgatgttttacgtcagaactgtcgaaatattgaagtgaaaaaattcatgttcaCTTATctctttataaaattaaattccctacaaaaaaggtctgattatagatttttgtcagacaagccgtttccgagtaattaagcttaataaattgatataatttctcgatttgactttttttatttggaatttcgtgactaacgaatcaatgaatgtaaagttaatattaagggcttaaaatttcatgaatttttttttttgccatactgaatgatattctcaatatatttttcaaaaaaaaaaaatagtcaatttttttggtccagtctaatgtacatacatgcctCGAGGTATATGTGTGATTTAAATCATTGAATGGTCAAGGGGTTGTTGGTTGGCCGGAAACTGATTCGTTTCAGTCGTTTCATTTATACgaatataaacattttttaattaattacaacaaTTATGAGCAAAAGGTTAGATATCGATGCTTGATTTCACTCTTGTACGATGCTTCGTTTTATTTCGATTAACTAACAATGAAACACGTTTTTTCCATCAGGTCGGCATCGgcgaatatttaaatttacaacGGTATGTGGATATTAATTATGACGAAAAAGTGACAATACTTACTTAATTGAATACTGCCGTGAAAACAAAGTCTAATTCAGTAATTGTGTAGAAAATATAGTTTTCTGAATTAAACAAGCCATCGTAGAGACGCATCTATCGATATCTAAGTTTTTGTCTATAATTACAGTAATTTCTATTTTGGTATTTCCAAAGAGCTTTCTTAGCTTACGAATACGACAATTTGATAAAACCGCAATGATTTTAGGCCAATCAACCCCCGCAAATGATCAGAccagaaatataattttcatgaattcaCAATAAGTAcaaggaggaagaggagggaCGGGATGCGGTTAAGAAACAATCAATGCGAAAACAACCTAAATAgggtattccatgccaactcgACTACGGTCTAGTCCttacacggagagaaaaatctgagaaaaattaccctgctgttactataatcgtgatgtaaaagacaccTAATGCAGTTTTGATTGATGcagttacaaaaattatgggtttttatgaaaaaaattactacctTGCTTAGAAACTATGTATTTCGGCAgcataaaatttaaaatgtgacGACGCATTTTTCTGATGCAGCACCGTAAAAACTGCATTAggtgtcttttacatcacgattatagtaacagcagggtaatttttctcagatttttctctctgtgTACCACGTCTCGGATCATTTTTGACGTATGTAAGTAAAAACTTCTTTTTCACTGATACgttcttttcaaaaacatttACACTGTATTTTGTTCATAAGATTGTGGTATCAATAAATCAATGACAATATGcgattattaacaataacaaaatcTTTTGATGATCGGTTTAATAAGAAGAAGATACAGAAATAAATTCCGTATTTGAcgtaaaatttcgaatacttcgaaaaacttttaaatttCAAGAGACTTTCtataattgatataaaaaaaaaaaaactctgagAGACCTACAAATACATTTCAGAACTGAGACAAAGATACCCAAATATATAAATCCATGTTCAAATATGATCCACAGATCAAATCCGAAGTGATTATAAAGCTAAGGCGATGGTGAagttggcacggaatgccTTGCATGGCATATAATACtcgaaatctttttttttcgatatcatGATAATCCAGTAGGCCTGCTTTTTTATTGCGCGGATTACGATTGCTCGCCGTGGGATTGTCCAGGAAATaagatgacaaaaaaataacgataatatacaaacgatattaataattacataGATAAACGTATGAGACGACTATCAATGCGTTGACAGACTAGTATTTAAGAGACGATCCGTTATTGGCTGAGTCGTTTTCACAATCGTACGAACTGTACATACATGCGATTCACCAAGCTAAACATCCACTTCCGGTTTCGACTCATTCGTGCTTGAACGCTCGCTCGCTGTTACGGGATGATTAAAATCTGCTTCCTGATACACCGTTTTACAGAATATAATAAGGCAGCGAATACCGTGTCAAGTCATAATGGTTAAAGTATTTTTATGTAACACCAGTATGATTTACGCGTCTGTTTTTGCCTGCGTTGATCCTTGCGTAATGTAATCGTTTCTGCGACGGTACAAAAGAGAGCATCCGAGTGAAACAAGTGGACTTTTCCGCCCTAGTACTAAAAAGTGTTTATATAACGAATGATTTTCGAATGTTACAGCATATAATAACCATTCGTCGTGTCATCTTTTGCTTAGAAAGAAGATGTACAACTTCAACAACAGTCGACTAAAAAAATAACTGGCGTTgcgataattttatatataaacTATACATCAGGTGTATACAAGAGTTTGAAGCAAAGTTAATACCAGAATATTCGCAATCGGATGTATAATTATGTAAATTCTCGCATCATCTTGGGGTCAGCAAGGATTTTATAAATATGATTTTAATTGATTCGATAATTTCAATGTTAACAAAACgaatcgctaaaaataacccGTGGAATGTTCAACGGTCTGGCGTAAGCAAAAAATGTGCAGTAGTTTACTGCTACACGTGTCTCGCGCGCTAAagtgcgaaaaaaaagtaatcaacGAAGCGCTTGTGCTGTAGGTGTATTATATGCGTCCACATACCTATAAAACATACTAAATGATCGAATGAGcgaaatacatatacatacctaccgCGATGTAGGTACGTACGCGTATAAGGTAAAGTGATCTAAcaggagatgaaaaaaaggaacaggcaaaaaaaaagaaaggaatacAGTCGAGTATTCGAGGCAATGGACATCGCTGATGTTATAATCATGTgacaaaaatagaaataatatcCCTATATATAATGTGATTTACATGTTTTGTATATAGACATATCGGTACGTGTAATgactgtatacatatacgggTAATTAATTACAACAGCAAAGAATCTTTCTTGCGTAATGAAGAGATTAGACGTTGTACAAATCGTTCCATCCACGTGTTATCTATTCGTGTGTATGCGTTATTAAgaagaaatatgttttttttttcttttcttactcTGCGTGACAACGTGTAGCAAATCAAAATGATAATTGTTAAATCGTTGTGTATCAACGTATTTAGTGAAAAGTGAATTTAGTTATCATATATGTACACTGAAAGAAAGCATTTAACCGATAACGATAACGGATTGCGTAACAAATATTACGGCGTTCGTTACACGGGCTGAGAAtcagaaatttgaatttcagtttagtaggaaaaaaaaattgaaatgcagtttgaggttgaaaaataaaaattctgaatattataCCCATTTCTTTTGATggatttcaatcaatttccgGCACAGCTGATCACggtttttttactttttaagaATCAAGTGGGATACGCAGATATTTTATACACCTACTATAGCGTCGTCTCTAATTAGAGCGCGGCGGTATTTTGTTTTGTCGAATCCGAATTCGGTACAATAGATTAAAAAAGTGATCGCAGGTTTACAGCTGCCGggcaaaaattcatatcacgCCGGAAAAATCAACAATATTCTACACTCccgaaatttttatcttattttcaatattccaGGTTCTTCGCAATCGAAAGTCCGCCGTAAACGCGTTTGTTATACGCTGTGATGATTTTAATTAACGTTCACTTGATCAGTTGGTTCTACAACGAGCTATTATAGCAGCTGCTACTCTCCTTCTAACAACTCACGTACTTCTATGACGTTTAGTTCCAACAAATTATTATGTAACAATAGACGAtgaaaaagattttaaaaagagaaacagcagtaaaaaaaaaattacgaacgTACGTATAATCGCGTACTTGTGATTCTGACGTATAACGAATTGTCATTTAGGTGTGTCAATGACGGCGGACGACACGTGACTAGACGACACAGCTACTTACCTCATACATCAAAGGAACATTGATGCATGCGGAACACGACTGTGACGTTATTACATTGCCGCTTTGAAAGAACCGCAAACGAATCGAATAATGTTTATGATTCACGTtacaaaagaatttttttttttgcaataattctGAATCACAATATGTTTGCGGCTTTGGTCACGTGTCGTACGAAACccaaaattgaagaaaaaacggGGAACATAGCGGACCAAATGGCGTAGCAGCTTAAATACGTTATAACGCAGGCACAGTCGTATACTGACCAACTCTAATTGTAAACGAGGCAGAGAGAatgtttcaaacaattttctcattGTTTGGCAGctcgccatttttcattttagaCATACCAACGAGTATCCGTCTACGGAGAACATCATACATGTAGTATAACTTCTGCACGAAATTTTCCAACAAATATTATTACCGCGCGTTTCAGTCCCTGCTATGTgcaagttttttaaaattctcgtTTGCAATACCAATTGCGGTTCGCACGGCTTCGAGTTTTTGCaatacatacacatattacTTCCCTGTCAATGTTATTTATGCTCTCGACATTTGTGCAAcgttttttcctctctctttcctgATCTATTTCTCAACTTCGCACGTTGCAAAAAGTTATGGCAAATATCGCGGATAACCCGCAGAGAGCGATATATTCACGTTCGATATAtgcgaaaaatttgtatttcaaaataaaatatacacacaGATTATACACATATGAATTGCAGAGTCCTTCggaaatgatataaaaatataaattgaagtCTGCAGGCTCGattgtatacataaattttcaaGGTATATGTCAAAAgatgggaagaaaaaatttacaaatacattggcaacaaaatttctttgaatatATCGAATCATTGGGTGTAAGAAACATTTTCGCATTCTATCGAAGATCACCTGAAGCTTGGGTATCAATCAAtgttgatataaatatatatagtcTAGGAAGACGTGAACGTGTataggtagaaaaaaaaatctgtaaagtttgtgaaattcttgatatacgattataaattaaaatagtaCATAAGATCATTTCATCATCGCAAAAATATCATTTGAGATTTCGTATGTGacgattgtgaaaaaaaaaaaaaaaaaaattgaaatttcgcgACTCACGTCCTCCAGCACGTGTCTTCTTATTATTCTTATGCATAAATCGGTAGCCCTCTTTAAACACGTCCAATTTATTACTTACGTGCGTGGGCGATAAAGCAGCTGATTGACGCTCAGATAATTAAACGCTGTTTGCATTTAGATACGTACAACCATCGTGAGATTATGATAAAAATCCGCGGTAACTTGATTGTTGTAATTAGTCGTTGCGCAAGGATCATTTGCACTTGAGCTTCGCACGGCTGGTGGTAAACAGCAGTTCTTACAATTTTGCAGAAAGGATGAGGTAGGatggttaaaaaattgttacatcATGGGGTAAAAGAATGAAGCTGACAATCAGTTACGCAAACGCAAATATATGTACAAACATTGTATGCGTATATACGCCAGGGCGGTGTTAACACAGGATCACACATACgacatacgtatataatgtatacataaacGTAGTTTCTACAGGCTCTTATTGAAAAACATTGCCGCTCCCGCAAAATCGTACACCCACCCTTGAGCGGTCGAATACCTTTCGAGATAACAAATACGTCGATAAAAATAGGCATTGAAGATGACTCGACAAGAAATTCTCTTCCGATCAGAGAATCGGATTTCACTATTCCGGATTAAACTCGAGAAACTCGCGAGGATATATTCGGAATTGGGGGATTTATTTATAGCgtataatgaaaagaaaagtgaGGAGAATACGTGAAATTCATTTCTGTACTCACTGTTGTAATGAGAAAAGCGTTAAATCGATGCTGCTACCGTGAAGCAATGACGGCGGCAAATTAATGCTATCAGGAAGAGACAGTAGTCAGTCGGCCCACGACCACGTGGTAGGCCTTCAAGGGTCACGCATACGTCCGCGCATACGCG is a window of Neodiprion pinetum isolate iyNeoPine1 chromosome 4, iyNeoPine1.2, whole genome shotgun sequence DNA encoding:
- the LOC124217178 gene encoding uncharacterized protein isoform X3, whose amino-acid sequence is MQTAFNYLSVNQLLYRPRTGSGVSTTTSGVGSSVSSKLASYRTSGSTNSFDRSTNYYSFGSGYGSTHRSSSYSSCDYRRLCSPARSLSVSSASYSDTGSGGSGCGPGSGVLSGAGRYSSSSSSSRDQRNSEARETLGSLASSTADLIAKYSPANYVPNISGSNERHGIGKATVNGYGTAGPLGTSPGVHSSSSSSIVGGNASSAKNHLFTGNESTTSNTLLQGRPPRALRRSPIGSNLIGSNHAQPDSAATEVTGTSQKGPKNDDNNNNSNSNNNNEYEYEHEYGNCTEGLQSRAARLQPPAVDNINTTRCYETNGAVTCPSRIPESNGLQKTNSRPSNSCLADDGVDADVDDDGVNVNSVCIYRPVTNTSNNSLTNTLLTNNNNADRNADDENAAGTCRVHGAEDDEGLLGGRNSTATNRLNGFLTPEDPSSDTELGIISGGGLIDESSGDNAASLLDTISNDPVNGFNSAVRKPVVSRPSGVNHAGDNTSSLSSLPSTSRRGDTYPGNGSTSNAANGIAGNNSQTATAATHQNIYRGINDQIEGSPTIRAPRNRLQTPRDERCGLNGLRNIGNTCFMNSVIQCLSNTRPLLEYLVNEQYLADINTSTSGMKGALIKAFSQVIQELWEVGGEHVVNTTSLKSQIQRFAPRFMGNSQQDAQEFLRYLLEGLHEDVNRVTVKPQPIHTDIPEHYTDSQKAAESWKRYLRNEDSTIVDVFVGQLRSSLHCTSCGHVSVTLDPFWDLSLPIPTRSGTVKLNQCLEHFTKEEVLDGDEKPTCSKCQMRRKCTKSFSIQKFPKILVIHLKRFSPMERFRGKLNVLVDFPLTGLDLSAFSAPRVAGCTYNLYGVANHSGTTYSGHYTAYCKHPYSGEWHEYNDSRVSSIAARSVVSSEGYVLFYEQQPHSSNL
- the LOC124217178 gene encoding uncharacterized protein isoform X4, with protein sequence MSGSGVSTTTSGVGSSVSSKLASYRTSGSTNSFDRSTNYYSFGSGYGSTHRSSSYSSCDYRRLCSPARSLSVSSASYSDTGSGGSGCGPGSGVLSGAGRYSSSSSSSRDQRNSEARETLGSLASSTADLIAKYSPANYVPNISGSNERHGIGKATVNGYGTAGPLGTSPGVHSSSSSSIVGGNASSAKNHLFTGNESTTSNTLLQGRPPRALRRSPIGSNLIGSNHAQPDSAATEVTGTSQKGPKNDDNNNNSNSNNNNEYEYEHEYGNCTEGLQSRAARLQPPAVDNINTTRCYETNGAVTCPSRIPESNGLQKTNSRPSNSCLADDGVDADVDDDGVNVNSVCIYRPVTNTSNNSLTNTLLTNNNNADRNADDENAAGTCRVHGAEDDEGLLGGRNSTATNRLNGFLTPEDPSSDTELGIISGGGLIDESSGDNAASLLDTISNDPVNGFNSAVRKPVVSRPSGVNHAGDNTSSLSSLPSTSRRGDTYPGNGSTSNAANGIAGNNSQTATAATHQNIYRGINDQIEGSPTIRAPRNRLQTPRDERCGLNGLRNIGNTCFMNSVIQCLSNTRPLLEYLVNEQYLADINTSTSGMKGALIKAFSQVIQELWEVGGEHVVNTTSLKSQIQRFAPRFMGNSQQDAQEFLRYLLEGLHEDVNRVTVKPQPIHTDIPEHYTDSQKAAESWKRYLRNEDSTIVDVFVGQLRSSLHCTSCGHVSVTLDPFWDLSLPIPTRSGTVKLNQCLEHFTKEEVLDGDEKPTCSKCQMRRKCTKSFSIQKFPKILVIHLKRFSPMERFRGKLNVLVDFPLTGLDLSAFSAPRVAGCTYNLYGVANHSGTTYSGHYTAYCKHPYSGEWHEYNDSRVSSIAARSVVSSEGYVLFYEQQPHSSNL